In Thioalkalivibrio paradoxus ARh 1, the following are encoded in one genomic region:
- a CDS encoding antitoxin Xre/MbcA/ParS toxin-binding domain-containing protein produces the protein MGASNAQAFLDQLPIPERAFSDPADYIRLVRTGIPGEVVRQAVQLLGHREMFVRLLHTSSANLSRFYRRKALDPVASEEVLDALRLFAEAERVWGDLDTAGAWLDTPIPALAGERPLDVFDTFEGRQWVREVLRKIEFGEFS, from the coding sequence ATGGGAGCTTCCAACGCCCAGGCTTTCCTCGACCAGTTGCCGATTCCCGAGCGGGCCTTCAGCGATCCGGCCGACTACATCCGGCTGGTGCGGACCGGGATCCCGGGAGAAGTGGTGCGTCAGGCGGTGCAGTTGCTCGGCCATCGCGAGATGTTCGTGCGGCTGCTGCACACGAGTTCAGCCAACCTGAGCCGGTTCTATCGGCGCAAGGCGCTCGACCCGGTGGCCAGCGAGGAAGTGCTCGACGCGCTCCGGCTGTTTGCCGAAGCCGAGCGTGTTTGGGGTGACCTGGACACCGCCGGAGCCTGGCTGGACACCCCGATCCCCGCCTTGGCAGGCGAACGTCCGCTGGATGTGTTCGATACCTTCGAGGGTCGGCAATGGGTGCGTGAAGTCCTGCGCAAGATCGAGTTCGGCGAGTTCAGTTGA
- a CDS encoding RES family NAD+ phosphorylase, protein MRLYRICPERYLEDYSGRGASYRDGARWNSAGHPVLYFACSAATALLELANYLPSPRLVPADYRLGVYQLPDEIAQETLARAALPPDWAAYPYPEATRRKGDAWLKAGKHLILLVPSAAVPGGLDDIAVFNPAHPQSARIRLNKAYTDLYNARTFRGIGAEEK, encoded by the coding sequence ATGCGGCTGTACCGCATCTGTCCCGAGCGCTACCTCGAAGACTACAGCGGCCGCGGCGCGAGCTACCGGGACGGTGCCCGCTGGAACAGCGCTGGCCACCCCGTGCTCTACTTTGCCTGCTCGGCTGCCACCGCGCTGCTGGAACTGGCGAACTACCTGCCATCCCCGCGCTTGGTTCCCGCCGACTACCGGCTGGGGGTGTACCAGCTGCCCGACGAGATTGCACAGGAAACCCTTGCGCGCGCAGCGCTACCGCCCGACTGGGCGGCCTATCCGTATCCGGAGGCGACCCGGCGCAAGGGCGACGCCTGGCTGAAAGCGGGCAAGCACCTGATCCTGCTCGTGCCGAGCGCCGCGGTTCCCGGCGGTCTCGACGATATCGCCGTGTTCAATCCTGCACATCCGCAATCGGCCAGGATTCGGCTGAACAAGGCCTACACCGACCTGTACAACGCGCGCACGTTCCGGGGAATCGGGGCCGAGGAGAAGTAG
- a CDS encoding Uma2 family endonuclease, which yields MVEAAPKTRLSVDEYLAGELVSETRHEYLGGEVYAMVGASDRHGLIAGNLFAALRPRLRGTPCQLFMADMKLRVRVAGDTAFYYPDLLLSCDPEDRETYYRTRPCLVVEVLSETTERIDRREKLYAYTAIPTLQEYLLLSQDRVEAELRRRAGDGWEVHRITEGHVSLTCLGLEVPLSIIYEDVPLPGSGLPSASPSR from the coding sequence ATGGTCGAGGCGGCACCGAAAACCCGGTTGAGCGTCGACGAGTATCTTGCCGGAGAACTCGTCAGTGAGACTCGCCACGAGTACCTGGGGGGTGAGGTGTACGCGATGGTCGGCGCGAGCGATCGGCACGGGCTGATCGCGGGCAACCTGTTTGCGGCGCTGCGTCCCCGGCTGCGCGGGACTCCCTGCCAACTGTTCATGGCCGACATGAAATTGCGGGTGCGGGTCGCAGGAGACACCGCGTTCTACTACCCGGACCTGCTGCTGTCCTGTGACCCGGAAGACCGCGAGACCTACTACCGTACCCGGCCCTGCCTGGTGGTCGAAGTGCTGTCCGAGACGACCGAGCGCATCGACCGGCGCGAGAAGCTGTACGCCTACACTGCCATCCCGACGCTGCAGGAATACCTGCTGCTGTCGCAGGACCGGGTCGAGGCCGAACTGCGTCGCCGCGCAGGCGACGGCTGGGAGGTACACCGGATCACCGAGGGTCACGTTTCGCTGACCTGCCTTGGGCTCGAAGTGCCGCTGTCCATCATCTACGAGGACGTTCCGCTACCCGGATCGGGCCTACCGTCCGCATCGCCTTCCCGGTAG
- a CDS encoding DEAD/DEAH box helicase, producing the protein MSSPMPPSTAAPHPEPVSAVDPLRLDTEEIEVLALPEVIRAALRHSSDRRVTALDRTDESLWAQVEDEQSGEKLELEIVVRDDGSLGSLCGCQGAGPDDTGFGAPCVHAIAALFAYTQGQDQGESGKLADAAQEARAERIAKARSEVRVQPLTESAGETGKGLWSARSIQSSTHFPTRYRVHIRSLERRANHCTCPDFATNQLGTCKHIEAVLHRIRKRPDYDTLKALPLARPYVHLDWECDNPAVLRLHRAAGMAADLEALLDEHFDAGGAFSRRVPDDFLRFAERVRDRDDIDLGDDALTHARRLAEDAARAVRAAEIRERIDTGGGHLPGIRARLHPYQAEGVAFLAGRGRALLADDMGLGKTLQAIASAYWMRQHDGVERVLVVCPASLKLQWAREIEKFTGLEVQVVQGPVDTRGAQYRNPSPFHVVNYELVMRDLPVINDTLRPDLLILDEAQRIKNWRTKIASAVKRVQSRYALVLTGTPLENRLEDLYSLMQVIDSRVLGPLWRYLVDFHVTDDRGKVLGYRNLSELRRRLRPVMLRRDRSLVRDQLPERIVQRIDVPMSGEQEGIHEAALKAAGQLAQIMRRRPLTPSEQNRMLSALQQARMACDAAGLVDKETEGSPKLDELETLLDELCRSAGLKAVVFSQWERMTEMAEQRVRRLGLGSVRLHGGVPTQKRGALMDRFRDDDAVQVFLSTDAGGVGLNLQNAAVLINLDIPWNPAVLDQRIARVHRLGQKQKVQAILLVAPGSYEERVLGLVEGKRQLFDNVVDPEATEEVVSVSRRLAEILASDLVAMDTQPGDAAATGSDSDAGAETPKAISPELEPGAEVAAETAADVSLPATAAEPETAATGQPDRDAAVRDCIVAMQREFGARIERILGQRGQADGGTQAGLVLVLDHVDEQDDQAVAGLSGDIPVALIDRRTLSSLHRLGAASPLAGAEPVYTPEEAKPTRPTTHPLARKTTENLAAARLLLQQGSAGPALDLLLGALLAAAALRTGRNDAPTPQQAGVWLYGEALPSGQIDPADAAVLMQALALAQAGDSVPEALLGGMLNAADTFIRASLPDNPAKQDIENS; encoded by the coding sequence ATGTCCAGCCCGATGCCCCCGTCAACCGCCGCTCCGCACCCCGAGCCAGTCTCCGCTGTCGATCCGCTGCGCCTCGATACCGAGGAGATCGAGGTTTTGGCACTGCCGGAAGTGATCCGGGCCGCGTTGCGCCACAGCAGCGATCGGCGCGTGACGGCGCTGGACCGCACCGACGAAAGCCTCTGGGCCCAGGTCGAAGACGAGCAGAGCGGCGAGAAGCTCGAGCTGGAGATCGTGGTCCGCGACGATGGCAGTCTGGGGAGCCTTTGTGGCTGCCAGGGGGCGGGACCGGACGATACCGGGTTCGGCGCACCCTGCGTACACGCGATCGCGGCCTTGTTCGCCTACACGCAGGGCCAGGACCAGGGCGAATCCGGAAAGCTGGCCGACGCGGCGCAGGAGGCACGGGCGGAGCGGATCGCGAAAGCGCGTTCCGAGGTGCGCGTGCAACCGTTGACCGAATCCGCCGGGGAGACAGGGAAGGGCCTCTGGTCGGCGCGCTCGATCCAGTCCAGCACCCATTTCCCGACCCGCTACCGGGTGCATATCCGCTCGCTGGAGCGGCGTGCGAATCACTGCACCTGCCCGGATTTCGCGACCAACCAGCTCGGCACCTGCAAGCACATCGAGGCCGTGCTGCACCGCATTCGCAAGCGCCCCGATTACGACACGCTGAAGGCGTTGCCGTTGGCCAGGCCCTACGTGCATCTGGACTGGGAATGCGACAATCCGGCGGTGCTGCGGCTGCACCGGGCCGCCGGGATGGCCGCCGATCTCGAAGCCTTGCTGGACGAACACTTCGACGCCGGCGGCGCGTTTTCGCGACGGGTTCCCGACGATTTCCTGCGTTTCGCCGAGCGCGTTCGTGATCGCGACGATATCGATCTCGGCGACGACGCGCTGACGCATGCGCGGCGCCTGGCGGAAGACGCGGCGCGGGCGGTGCGCGCGGCGGAAATCCGCGAGCGTATCGACACCGGCGGCGGCCATCTTCCCGGGATCCGCGCGCGGCTGCATCCGTACCAGGCCGAAGGGGTTGCTTTTCTGGCCGGCCGCGGCCGTGCGCTGCTGGCTGATGATATGGGCCTCGGCAAGACCTTGCAGGCGATCGCTTCGGCGTACTGGATGCGTCAGCACGACGGCGTGGAACGGGTGCTGGTGGTTTGCCCCGCGTCGCTGAAATTGCAGTGGGCGCGCGAGATCGAGAAATTTACCGGTCTGGAAGTGCAGGTGGTGCAGGGGCCGGTGGACACGCGCGGCGCGCAGTACCGCAACCCGAGCCCGTTCCATGTGGTGAACTACGAACTGGTGATGCGTGACCTGCCGGTGATTAACGACACGCTCCGCCCCGATCTGCTGATCCTCGACGAGGCGCAGCGGATCAAGAACTGGCGCACCAAGATCGCGAGCGCGGTCAAGCGGGTCCAGTCGCGTTACGCCTTAGTGCTCACCGGCACGCCGCTGGAGAACCGGCTCGAGGATCTGTACAGCCTGATGCAGGTGATCGATTCGCGCGTGCTCGGCCCGCTGTGGCGCTACCTGGTCGACTTCCACGTGACCGACGACCGCGGCAAGGTGCTGGGATACCGCAACCTGTCCGAGCTGCGCCGCCGGCTGCGTCCGGTGATGCTGCGCCGCGACCGTTCGCTGGTGCGCGACCAGTTGCCGGAGCGCATCGTGCAGCGCATCGACGTGCCGATGTCGGGTGAGCAGGAAGGCATTCACGAAGCCGCACTGAAGGCCGCCGGCCAGCTTGCGCAGATCATGCGCCGCCGGCCGCTGACGCCTTCCGAACAGAACCGGATGCTGTCGGCGCTGCAACAGGCGCGCATGGCCTGCGACGCCGCCGGACTGGTCGACAAGGAGACCGAGGGGTCGCCGAAGCTCGACGAACTCGAAACCCTGCTCGACGAGCTCTGTCGCTCGGCCGGGCTGAAGGCCGTGGTCTTTTCGCAGTGGGAGCGGATGACCGAGATGGCCGAGCAACGCGTCCGGCGGCTGGGGTTGGGCTCGGTGCGCCTGCACGGCGGCGTGCCCACGCAGAAGCGTGGCGCGCTGATGGACCGCTTCCGCGACGACGATGCGGTCCAGGTGTTCCTGTCCACCGATGCCGGCGGGGTCGGCCTGAACCTGCAGAACGCGGCCGTGTTGATCAACCTGGACATCCCCTGGAATCCCGCCGTGCTGGACCAGCGCATCGCGCGTGTGCACCGGCTCGGGCAGAAACAGAAGGTGCAGGCGATCCTGCTGGTTGCGCCGGGTTCCTACGAGGAGCGCGTGCTCGGGCTGGTCGAGGGCAAGCGGCAGCTGTTCGACAACGTGGTGGACCCGGAGGCGACCGAGGAGGTGGTCAGCGTGTCGCGGCGGCTGGCGGAAATTCTGGCGTCGGATCTCGTGGCGATGGACACGCAGCCCGGCGACGCCGCGGCTACTGGATCGGATTCCGACGCTGGTGCCGAGACGCCGAAAGCGATTTCGCCGGAACTGGAGCCAGGGGCCGAAGTGGCGGCCGAGACAGCGGCGGATGTCTCCCTGCCGGCAACGGCGGCGGAACCGGAGACTGCGGCCACCGGGCAGCCGGACCGCGACGCTGCAGTGCGCGACTGCATTGTCGCGATGCAGCGCGAGTTCGGAGCGCGCATCGAGCGCATTCTCGGCCAGCGTGGCCAGGCCGACGGCGGGACTCAGGCGGGTCTGGTATTGGTGCTGGACCATGTCGACGAGCAGGACGACCAGGCGGTCGCGGGGCTGAGCGGCGATATCCCGGTTGCATTGATCGATCGCCGTACCCTGTCCAGCCTGCACCGGCTCGGCGCCGCGTCGCCGCTGGCCGGGGCCGAACCCGTGTACACGCCGGAGGAAGCGAAGCCGACGCGGCCCACGACCCATCCGCTCGCGCGCAAGACCACCGAGAACCTCGCGGCGGCGCGACTCCTGCTCCAGCAGGGTTCCGCGGGTCCCGCGCTGGACCTGTTGCTCGGCGCGCTACTGGCCGCGGCCGCGCTGCGCACCGGTCGCAACGACGCGCCGACTCCGCAGCAGGCCGGCGTGTGGCTCTACGGCGAAGCGCTGCCGTCGGGCCAGATCGACCCTGCGGACGCTGCGGTACTGATGCAGGCTCTTGCACTCGCCCAGGCCGGAGACAGCGTGCCGGAAGCATTGCTCGGCGGCATGCTGAACGCTGCCGACACGTTCATCCGGGCCAGCTTGCCCGATAATCCGGCAAAGCAGGACATCGAGAACTCCTGA
- a CDS encoding nucleotidyltransferase domain-containing protein gives MSGSNELRHGLPLRVVERLRGVFVGWPEIERAVLYGSRAKGTHRNGSDIDLCLEGEQLGLTDLLRISDEIDELLLPWKVDLSLRHMIDNPDLLEHIARVGIALYERA, from the coding sequence ATGAGCGGTTCGAACGAACTGCGGCATGGCCTTCCTCTCCGGGTCGTCGAACGTCTGCGCGGTGTTTTCGTCGGCTGGCCGGAGATCGAGCGCGCCGTACTCTACGGCTCGCGTGCCAAGGGTACTCATCGCAACGGCTCCGACATCGACCTGTGCCTGGAAGGCGAGCAACTGGGCCTCACCGATCTGCTGCGGATCAGCGATGAAATCGACGAGCTCCTGTTGCCCTGGAAAGTGGATCTTTCGCTCAGGCACATGATCGACAATCCAGACCTGCTGGAACACATTGCTCGCGTGGGGATCGCGCTGTACGAACGGGCCTGA
- a CDS encoding nucleotidyltransferase substrate binding protein: MLEPDVRWKQRLANYRRALAQLNAAVDLAQSRELSELERQGLIQSFEFTHELASNVMKDYFAYQGNPAITGSRDAAREAFSKGLIEDGEGWMEMIQSRNQTTHTYNEQVAAAIATRVQDRYRGLFQQFLERMESLGKC, encoded by the coding sequence ATGCTCGAACCCGATGTCCGCTGGAAGCAGCGCCTCGCGAACTACCGCAGGGCGCTCGCGCAGTTGAATGCCGCAGTGGACCTGGCGCAGTCGCGGGAACTATCCGAATTGGAACGGCAAGGACTGATCCAGTCTTTCGAGTTCACGCACGAACTCGCCTCGAACGTGATGAAGGATTACTTCGCCTACCAGGGGAACCCTGCGATTACCGGCTCGCGGGACGCCGCCCGGGAAGCCTTCAGCAAGGGCCTGATCGAAGACGGTGAAGGCTGGATGGAGATGATCCAGAGCCGCAACCAGACCACGCACACCTATAACGAGCAAGTGGCCGCTGCCATCGCGACACGCGTTCAGGATCGCTACCGGGGGTTGTTTCAGCAGTTCCTGGAACGCATGGAATCGCTGGGGAAATGCTGA
- a CDS encoding FmdB family zinc ribbon protein gives MPTYDYRCDTNGRVLEVSHRMSEKLSTWGELCARAGVDRGETPAEAPVQRLATGGNVIRSSSQGSGGAPASACSTGTGCPTGFCGLN, from the coding sequence ATGCCGACCTACGACTATCGTTGCGACACCAATGGGCGCGTGCTGGAAGTCAGCCACCGAATGAGCGAGAAGCTCTCCACCTGGGGCGAACTGTGTGCGCGTGCCGGAGTCGATCGTGGCGAGACTCCGGCGGAGGCCCCGGTCCAGCGTCTCGCCACCGGCGGCAATGTCATCCGTAGCAGCAGCCAGGGCAGCGGCGGCGCCCCGGCCTCCGCATGCAGCACCGGAACCGGCTGTCCCACCGGGTTCTGCGGTCTGAATTGA
- a CDS encoding Uma2 family endonuclease has product MIEVLSPATAAHDQTVKLSAYERAGVPECWFVHPADRTVTVYRLADRAYGRPEISELAGTLPCRSVGIVTIDWDRVPHRGETDADP; this is encoded by the coding sequence GTGATCGAAGTGCTCTCCCCGGCCACCGCCGCGCACGACCAGACCGTGAAGCTCAGCGCCTACGAACGCGCCGGTGTGCCCGAATGCTGGTTCGTGCACCCGGCCGACCGCACGGTGACGGTATATCGCCTGGCCGACAGGGCCTACGGGCGCCCCGAAATTTCCGAACTCGCCGGCACCCTGCCCTGCCGGTCGGTCGGGATCGTCACCATCGACTGGGACCGGGTGCCGCATCGCGGCGAAACCGACGCGGACCCCTGA
- a CDS encoding DEAD/DEAH box helicase — MTTDAWQEQLQAFLDIGTGVIGTIGGGKSRPTGKIDIAVMQSLSRQHEVDPIVEDYGHIIVDECHHVVAKSFESLLKRAKAKFVLGLTATPIRRDGMHPIIFMQCGPIRHTAARPSSAPHDLEVVPCERFSGIDLPPDARIQDVFQHLANDQARTQAVATQATAAYRQGRKVLVLTERTKHLDAIVTALDGHEPAPFVLHGRMSRKQRAAVIADMNTLPPDAPRILLATGKLVGGGFDHPPRDTLILAMPVSWRGTLQQYAGRLHREHATKANVQILDFVDTGHPALLRMWDKRQRGYRAMGYRISTETQRS; from the coding sequence GTGACAACGGATGCATGGCAGGAGCAACTCCAGGCTTTCCTCGACATCGGCACAGGCGTCATCGGCACCATCGGTGGCGGTAAATCGAGGCCTACGGGCAAGATCGATATCGCCGTGATGCAGTCGCTATCCCGCCAGCACGAGGTCGACCCCATCGTCGAGGACTATGGCCACATCATTGTCGACGAATGCCATCACGTTGTTGCCAAGTCTTTCGAATCCCTTCTGAAACGCGCCAAGGCGAAGTTCGTGCTCGGCCTTACCGCCACGCCAATCCGGCGCGACGGCATGCACCCTATCATCTTCATGCAATGCGGACCGATCCGACACACCGCAGCCCGGCCATCCAGTGCACCACACGATCTGGAAGTGGTTCCGTGCGAACGGTTTTCAGGTATCGACTTGCCTCCGGACGCCAGGATACAGGACGTATTCCAGCACCTTGCCAACGATCAGGCACGGACCCAGGCCGTCGCCACGCAAGCCACGGCGGCCTATAGGCAAGGTCGCAAGGTCCTGGTGCTTACCGAGCGAACCAAACATCTCGACGCCATCGTCACCGCGCTGGATGGCCATGAACCGGCGCCGTTTGTGTTGCACGGCCGAATGTCGAGAAAGCAGCGGGCCGCCGTCATCGCCGACATGAACACCTTGCCACCCGACGCTCCGCGTATCCTGCTTGCGACCGGAAAGCTCGTGGGAGGAGGATTCGATCATCCTCCCCGCGACACACTGATTCTTGCGATGCCTGTCTCGTGGAGGGGTACGTTGCAGCAGTACGCCGGTCGCTTGCATCGGGAACACGCCACCAAAGCCAACGTGCAAATTCTCGACTTTGTCGACACCGGCCACCCGGCCCTGCTGCGGATGTGGGACAAGCGTCAGCGGGGATACCGGGCAATGGGCTACCGCATCTCCACCGAAACGCAACGAAGCTGA
- a CDS encoding TOTE conflict system archaeo-eukaryotic primase domain-containing protein — protein sequence MKAENARLTALLESHGIEWRQSTEPSPTIREPEPIRLSAAEKIALFRKLFRGRTDVYPVRWEGKTPDRSGYAPACANDRFTRRKHSRSKPTQGPRIIGSLSEPQAVICRKPTIKCGDCGNRDLIPLSDDVIYKHLSGAHTVGVYPLLEDDSCYFLAVDFDQEDWRDDARAFMESCHELGIPGALEISRSGRGAHVWIFFSGRVPARDARQLGSAIVSYTCSRTRQLELTSYDRMFPSQDTMPNGGFGNLIALPLQRAPRDNGCMAGATPGFPRHRHRRHRHHRWR from the coding sequence TTGAAGGCCGAAAACGCCCGGCTGACTGCGTTGCTGGAATCGCATGGTATCGAATGGCGTCAGAGCACGGAGCCGAGTCCCACGATCCGCGAGCCTGAACCAATACGGCTGTCGGCCGCCGAGAAAATCGCCCTGTTTCGCAAACTGTTTCGGGGCCGCACCGACGTCTACCCGGTTCGCTGGGAGGGCAAGACCCCTGACCGATCCGGCTACGCGCCAGCCTGCGCCAACGATCGATTCACCAGAAGAAAACATTCGCGCAGCAAACCGACCCAGGGGCCACGGATCATTGGCAGCCTGAGCGAACCGCAGGCCGTGATCTGCCGAAAACCCACGATCAAGTGCGGTGACTGCGGCAACCGCGATTTGATTCCATTGTCCGACGATGTCATTTACAAGCATCTTTCCGGCGCACATACGGTCGGTGTCTATCCGCTGCTGGAGGACGATAGCTGCTATTTCCTGGCGGTCGATTTCGATCAGGAAGATTGGCGAGACGACGCCCGCGCTTTCATGGAATCGTGCCACGAGTTGGGTATTCCGGGAGCGCTCGAAATATCCCGCTCCGGACGTGGCGCCCACGTGTGGATCTTCTTCTCGGGTCGCGTGCCCGCCCGCGATGCACGCCAGCTGGGTTCGGCCATTGTCAGCTATACCTGCTCCCGAACCCGGCAGCTCGAACTGACGTCCTACGATCGCATGTTTCCAAGCCAGGACACGATGCCCAATGGTGGCTTTGGGAATCTGATCGCCTTGCCACTGCAGAGAGCACCGCGTGACAACGGATGCATGGCAGGAGCAACTCCAGGCTTTCCTCGACATCGGCACAGGCGTCATCGGCACCATCGGTGGCGGTAA
- a CDS encoding SH3 domain-containing protein, translated as MHGEEGADQSVIARSVAFSRERSVAGGGWRDTAIHVVSAAGISPSRNDTSTHEKEATMASNAFEVVPPGLNLRSSTQVTPSNRIAVLPQGTRVTKLDDADDAGWWKVWVEIEGRPVEGFVAYRFLAPVAEPAPSSPLSAPDLPAAHLAEGRADVTRAFHGHWAFPLGESERPSPPEGDVSARVSAIVSIVEWLAVDRTEQHRRWWKNPSTTYCNVYAHDLCYLAGCYLPRVWWNVSAILRLARGETVRPIYGQTVTEVRANSLFDWLNEHGSNFGWQRSFSLDEVQENANGGRLGLIVAQRHDLNRSGHISVVVPEHGNHSAARHAGSVERPLQTQAGVTNRRWFNGPHAWWRGGQFREFGFWTHQG; from the coding sequence ATGCACGGCGAGGAAGGTGCTGACCAGTCCGTCATCGCGAGGAGCGTAGCCTTCAGCCGCGAGCGCAGCGTGGCAGGTGGCGGGTGGCGGGACACGGCGATCCATGTCGTCAGTGCTGCGGGGATCTCGCCCTCAAGGAATGACACGTCCACGCATGAAAAGGAAGCGACCATGGCAAGCAACGCATTCGAAGTCGTTCCCCCCGGACTGAACCTCCGGTCGAGTACCCAGGTGACCCCAAGCAATCGCATTGCGGTTCTGCCGCAGGGAACACGCGTCACCAAACTGGACGATGCCGACGATGCCGGCTGGTGGAAGGTCTGGGTCGAGATCGAAGGACGCCCAGTCGAGGGATTCGTGGCATACCGATTCCTGGCCCCTGTGGCGGAACCCGCTCCCTCAAGCCCGCTGTCGGCCCCGGATCTTCCTGCCGCCCATCTCGCTGAAGGCCGAGCCGACGTTACCCGGGCATTCCACGGGCACTGGGCGTTTCCGTTGGGCGAGTCCGAAAGACCCTCGCCACCCGAGGGCGACGTTTCCGCGCGCGTGAGCGCCATTGTCTCCATCGTCGAGTGGCTGGCCGTCGATCGGACTGAGCAGCACCGGCGCTGGTGGAAAAACCCAAGCACAACCTATTGCAACGTGTACGCACACGACCTGTGCTACCTCGCGGGCTGCTACCTGCCCCGCGTCTGGTGGAACGTCTCGGCAATCCTCCGCCTCGCTCGCGGAGAAACGGTACGACCAATCTACGGCCAGACGGTAACCGAGGTCCGGGCGAATAGCCTGTTCGACTGGCTGAACGAGCATGGATCGAATTTCGGCTGGCAGCGGAGCTTTTCCCTTGATGAGGTTCAGGAGAACGCCAATGGCGGGAGGCTGGGGCTCATCGTCGCACAGCGTCATGATCTCAATCGCTCGGGTCATATTTCCGTGGTGGTTCCCGAGCATGGCAACCACAGCGCGGCGCGCCATGCCGGAAGCGTCGAGCGGCCGTTGCAAACGCAAGCCGGGGTGACCAACCGCCGGTGGTTCAACGGGCCGCATGCCTGGTGGCGTGGCGGCCAGTTTCGAGAGTTCGGCTTCTGGACGCACCAGGGGTAA
- a CDS encoding type II toxin-antitoxin system PemK/MazF family toxin — MAPRYIPDRSDIVFLDFEPPKGREIGEYRPALVLSSKEYNRNTGLLICCPISTSIRGAPTEVPIDHLDQPSVVAANLVHTLDWKARKIERVARGSEQLLEEVLMRLLPLIGAGRFLDHSFRAS, encoded by the coding sequence GTGGCTCCGCGCTACATTCCAGACCGGAGCGACATCGTCTTCCTGGACTTCGAGCCACCCAAGGGGCGGGAGATCGGCGAGTACCGCCCCGCCCTCGTCCTGTCGAGCAAGGAATACAATCGCAACACGGGGTTGCTGATCTGCTGCCCGATCAGCACCAGTATCCGCGGAGCACCCACCGAAGTCCCCATTGACCACCTCGACCAACCCTCGGTCGTGGCCGCCAACCTCGTGCACACCCTGGACTGGAAGGCCCGCAAGATAGAACGAGTCGCGCGCGGCAGCGAGCAACTGCTCGAAGAAGTTCTGATGCGGCTGCTCCCGCTGATCGGCGCGGGCCGATTCCTGGACCATTCCTTCCGGGCCTCGTGA
- a CDS encoding AbrB/MazE/SpoVT family DNA-binding domain-containing protein, with translation MSESTKARFEGTVQPWGNSLGIRITRPVSALSNLTRGDRVTIEVTDEGLLVRKASGRRHLRFSEEELVSSLTPHTAHADELPALLDRESGT, from the coding sequence ATGAGTGAGTCGACCAAGGCCCGCTTTGAGGGCACCGTTCAGCCTTGGGGTAACAGCTTGGGCATTCGTATCACGCGCCCGGTGAGCGCCCTGTCGAACCTGACTCGCGGCGATCGGGTCACGATTGAAGTGACGGACGAAGGGCTCCTGGTGCGGAAAGCCAGTGGCAGGCGCCATCTCCGGTTCAGCGAAGAGGAACTGGTGTCGAGCCTGACACCCCACACGGCCCATGCAGACGAACTCCCTGCGCTACTGGACCGGGAATCGGGCACCTGA
- a CDS encoding hotdog fold thioesterase: MPIWKRPVDLDALNQANRNTLMDALGIRVTAIDDDALYGTLPVDERTRQPFGFLHGGASVALAETLGSIAANLAADPGCVCMGVEVNANHLKAVRSGVVTGCARPLQIGRSIQVWDIRLENEQQELVCVARITVAVRERR; encoded by the coding sequence ATGCCGATCTGGAAACGCCCCGTGGACCTGGACGCGCTCAACCAGGCCAACCGCAACACCCTGATGGACGCGCTGGGCATCCGTGTGACCGCGATCGACGACGACGCGCTGTACGGCACGCTTCCCGTCGACGAGCGCACCCGCCAGCCGTTCGGGTTCCTGCACGGCGGCGCCTCGGTGGCGCTCGCGGAGACCCTCGGCAGCATCGCCGCCAACCTCGCCGCCGATCCCGGCTGCGTCTGCATGGGCGTGGAGGTCAACGCCAACCACCTGAAGGCCGTGCGCTCGGGCGTGGTCACCGGCTGCGCCCGCCCGCTGCAGATCGGCCGCAGCATTCAGGTCTGGGACATCCGCCTCGAAAACGAGCAGCAGGAACTCGTCTGCGTCGCCCGCATCACCGTCGCCGTGCGCGAACGACGCTGA